One Candidatus Vicinibacter affinis DNA window includes the following coding sequences:
- the nuoF gene encoding NADH-quinone oxidoreductase subunit NuoF codes for MGKKILLEHVAVPGINTLEVYRKMGGYESVRKALKEMTPDGVVEEVKKSGLRGRGGAGFPTGMKWSFLDKKSDKPRYLVCNADESEPGTFKDRYLMERIPHLLIEGMITSSFALGARTSYIYVRGEMMYVIRILEKAIAEAYAAGFLGRNILGSDYSLDLHVQPGGGAYICGEETALLESLEGKRGNPRNKPPFPAVWGLYGSPTVVNNVETIADVPWIVNNGGDAYAAIGIGKSTGTKLISACGNISKPGVYEIELGLSVEEFLNSEEYCGGIANGRALKAVVAGGSSVPILPAELILTTANNEKRLMTYESLSDGGFVTGTMLGSGGFIVFDDQQCIVRNLWNFTRFYHHESCGQCSPCREGTGWMEKVLHRIEHGHGKMSDIDLLVDVAKKIEGKTICPLGEAAAWPVASAIRHFRAEFEEHVRNPDSCVKKHLHRELVHAH; via the coding sequence ATGGGAAAGAAAATATTACTAGAGCATGTAGCAGTACCGGGCATCAATACCCTGGAGGTTTATCGCAAGATGGGAGGCTACGAATCGGTCCGTAAAGCCTTAAAGGAGATGACTCCGGATGGCGTGGTCGAGGAGGTCAAGAAGTCCGGACTGAGGGGAAGAGGAGGCGCAGGCTTTCCGACCGGCATGAAGTGGTCCTTTTTGGATAAAAAGTCTGATAAGCCAAGATATTTGGTTTGTAATGCCGATGAATCTGAGCCGGGGACCTTTAAAGACAGGTACCTGATGGAAAGGATTCCTCACCTGTTGATTGAAGGAATGATTACATCCTCTTTTGCCTTAGGGGCGAGGACTTCTTACATCTATGTGCGCGGAGAGATGATGTACGTAATTCGCATTCTGGAGAAAGCCATCGCAGAAGCTTATGCAGCCGGATTTTTAGGAAGAAATATTCTGGGCTCTGACTATTCTTTGGACCTCCATGTGCAACCAGGGGGTGGGGCCTATATATGTGGTGAGGAAACAGCCTTATTGGAATCACTGGAAGGAAAGAGAGGGAATCCACGCAACAAGCCACCTTTTCCGGCGGTCTGGGGATTGTACGGAAGTCCTACGGTAGTGAATAATGTTGAAACCATTGCAGACGTTCCCTGGATCGTTAACAATGGTGGAGACGCCTATGCCGCTATTGGCATTGGAAAAAGTACAGGAACAAAGCTTATTTCTGCCTGTGGGAATATTAGCAAGCCGGGAGTATATGAAATTGAATTAGGACTTTCGGTGGAGGAATTTCTTAACAGTGAGGAATATTGTGGAGGTATAGCCAATGGGCGTGCGCTTAAAGCCGTGGTAGCGGGTGGAAGTTCGGTGCCGATATTGCCTGCAGAATTGATTCTTACTACGGCCAATAACGAAAAGAGATTGATGACTTATGAATCACTGAGTGATGGAGGATTTGTAACGGGTACCATGCTTGGATCAGGAGGATTTATTGTGTTTGACGATCAACAATGCATCGTTAGAAATCTTTGGAATTTTACTCGTTTTTATCACCACGAATCCTGTGGCCAGTGCAGCCCTTGTCGTGAAGGAACCGGGTGGATGGAAAAAGTATTGCACAGGATCGAACACGGCCATGGCAAAATGTCCGATATTGATCTACTCGTGGATGTTGCGAAGAAGATTGAAGGAAAAACCATCTGTCCGCTTGGAGAAGCTGCTGCCTGGCCTGTTGCCAGTGCAATCAGACACTTCAGGGCAGAATTTGAAGAGCATGTGCGCAATCCTGATTCATGTGTAAAAAAACATTTGCATCGGGAGTTGGTGCATGCCCATTAA